A genomic region of Bactrocera dorsalis isolate Fly_Bdor chromosome 3, ASM2337382v1, whole genome shotgun sequence contains the following coding sequences:
- the LOC105229346 gene encoding solute carrier organic anion transporter family member 74D isoform X3, translated as MVQLLDDKLKTDARKDSAVELNLLTDSRMEAPTEECTQEQPKNAEEVSDSNKREIDAVERGMPLTDDVRCGFWFFKGAFFQRFANQTTYVILYGLVGCVLSMTYAYFNGTLTTLEKRFKIPSKNTGIISIGNNLTQMSVSAMLSYYASKGHRPRWIGFGIMTYVGFCVLNASPHFLYGPGKDALALTAEFGGVVNENTTQDVLEKQHAKELCRDRSNETACALEDGNFAPQAVLFLAQVVSGIGGGLYYTLGISYMDDNTKKSKTPALLSLSYFFHMLGPAIGYSLASFCLRVYIAPQLKPLINNKDPRWVGAWWMGWLLLGSALFISGLIFSMLPQELPRAKARRLVEERKRREANASKAGASEEPVVSKASIRDMVVTFKRLATNKTLICNNISSIFYYFGYTPYWIFTPKYIEVQYRQSAATSSMVTGTVALAFSALGVLISGFVISRFKPSARYMAAWNVLVGLLSVAGCIAYAFIGCPGNEQSMVVNIPGSGPNSVATCNSACYCDYVPFSPVCGQNNMTYISPCHAGCRLSITDNSGAKTFTDCGCISTAGTTPNAKTKRSFLESLNITESELLTSSNNTMIEATTTEMITNDGSFLSPATTITKSSFGGYATPGACPVYCFKQFVLFLSVMCLLKFIGATGRASNFLVTVRCVSEQDKAAAMGFGMMLACMLSFIPAPIFFGWLLDSMCLVWGKTCSNKGNCWLYDPLVMRYILNLTAGAFIFVGTVFDGGVWFLVKDLKIFDEEKQNTEEGTKEEKDVMLFEEKD; from the exons ATGGTACAACTTTTGGATGATAAATTGAAAACCGATGCGCGAAAAGATAGTGCTGTTGAACTTAATTTGCTAACTGATTCGAGAATGGAAGCTCCAACGGAAGAGTGTACACAGGAGCAACCTAAAAATGCTGAAGAGGTGAGTGACAGCAATAAAAGAGAGATCGATGCCGTTGAACGGGGTATGCCGCTAACGGATGATGTGAGatgtggtttttggtttttcaaaggAGCATTCTTTCAGAG ATTCGCCAATCAAACAACATATGTAATACTCTATGGATTAGTGGGCTGCGTACTCTCCATGACTTATGCCTACTTCAATGGCACGCTGACCACACTTGAAAAACGCTTCAAGATACCATCAAAGAATACAGGCATAATTTCAATTGGAAATAACCTCACTCAAATGTCTGTATCGGCTATGCTAAGCTACTACGCCAGCAAAGGGCATCGTCCACGTTGGATCGGTTTTG GTATTATGACATATGTCGGTTTCTGCGTGCTAAATGCCTCGCCGCACTTTCTTTATGGTCCCGGCAAAGACGCCCTCGCACTTACAGCCGAATTTGGTGGCGTTGTTAACGAAAATACCACTCAGGATGTGTTGGAAAAACAACACGCCAAAGAGTTATGTCGTGATCGCAGCAATGAGACCGCTTGTGCACTCGAAGATGGTAATTTCGCACCACAGGCGGTACTTTTTCTGGCGCAAGTCGTATCTGGTATTGGTGGTGGACTTTACTATACGCTCGGTATATCCTACATGGATGACAATACGAAGAAGTCTAAAACGCCGGCGCTATTAA GCTTGTCGTATTTCTTCCACATGCTGGGCCCCGCCATCGGCTACTCTTTGGCCTCATTCTGTCTGCGTGTCTATATCGCACCGCAATTGAAACCACTCATTAATAATAAAGATCCGCGTTGGGTAGGCGCCTGGTGGATGGGTTGGCTGCTGCTGGGCTCTGCACTCTTTATATCCGGCTTAATATTCAGCATGTTACCACAAGAACTGCCACGCGCAAAAGCACGCCGACTTGTAGAGGAACGTAAACGAAGAGAGGCAAATGCATCGAAAGCCGGTGCAAGTGAAGAACCCGTAGTGTCCAAGGCTTCTATTCGTGACATGGTGGTCACATTCAAACGTCTCGCCACGAATAAGACGCTGATATGTAATAATATATCTTCAATCTTCTATTATTTCGGTTACACGCCTTATTGGATTTTTACGCCGAAATATATTGAGGTGCAATATCGACAATCGGCTGCGACGTCGAG catgGTCACCGGCACCGTTGCGTTAGCTTTCTCCGCTCTTGGCGTACTCATTTCCGGTTTCGTCATATCGAGGTTCAAACCAAGCGCTCGTTATATGGCCGCCTGGAATGTACTCGTTGGTTTGCTTTCCGTTGCCGGTTGCATTGCTTATGCTTTTATTGGTTGCCCGGGGAATGAACAGTCGATGGTTGTCAATATACCGGGGAG TGGTCCTAACAGCGTTGCCACCTGTAATTCCGCATGTTATTGCGATTATGTGCCCTTTTCACCAGTTTGCGGCCAGAATAATATGACTTATATATCACCATGCCACGCCGGTTGCAGGCTTTCAATCACCGATAATAGCGGTGCCAAG ACTTTTACTGATTGCGGCTGTATCTCTACAGCTGGTACAACGCCGAATGCAAAGACTAAGCGCTCATTTTTAGAATCGCTGAATATAACAGAGAGCGAGTTGCTGACCAGCTCCAATAATACAATGAtcgaagcaacaacaacagagatGATAACAAATGACGGATCCTTTCTCTCACCTGCtaccacaataacaaaa TCCTCATTCGGTGGTTACGCCACCCCTGGCGCTTGTCCCGTTTACTGTTTTAAGCAATTTGTGCTGTTTTTGTCAGTCATGTGTCTATTAAAGTTCATCGGTGCCACTGGACGCGCCTCGAACTTCTTGGTCACGGTGCGTTGTGTGTCGGAACAGGATAAAGCCGCTGCCATGGGTTTTGGCATGATGTTGGCGTGCATGCTGTCCTTTATACCCGCTCCGATATTCTTCGGCTGGCTGTTGGATAGTATGTGCTTGGTGTGGGGCAAGACGTGCAGCAACAAAGGCAATTGTTGGCTATATGATCCACTCGTTATGAG ATACATCCTCAATTTAACGGCTGGTgcattcatttttgttggtaCTGTTTTCGATGGCGGGGTCTGGTTTTTGGTAAAggatcttaaaatatttgatgaagAGAAGCAGAACACTGAAGAAGGCACCAAAGAAGAGAAGGATGTTatgctttttgaagaaaaagactaa
- the LOC105229346 gene encoding solute carrier organic anion transporter family member 74D isoform X1: MVQLLDDKLKTDARKDSAVELNLLTDSRMEAPTEECTQEQPKNAEEVSDSNKREIDAVERGMPLTDDVRCGFWFFKGAFFQRFANQTTYVILYGLVGCVLSMTYAYFNGTLTTLEKRFKIPSKNTGIISIGNNLTQMSVSAMLSYYASKGHRPRWIGFGIMTYVGFCVLNASPHFLYGPGKDALALTAEFGGVVNENTTQDVLEKQHAKELCRDRSNETACALEDGNFAPQAVLFLAQVVSGIGGGLYYTLGISYMDDNTKKSKTPALLSLSYFFHMLGPAIGYSLASFCLRVYIAPQLKPLINNKDPRWVGAWWMGWLLLGSALFISGLIFSMLPQELPRAKARRLVEERKRREANASKAGASEEPVVSKASIRDMVVTFKRLATNKTLICNNISSIFYYFGYTPYWIFTPKYIEVQYRQSAATSSMVTGTVALAFSALGVLISGFVISRFKPSARYMAAWNVLVGLLSVAGCIAYAFIGCPGNEQSMVVNIPGSGPNSVATCNSACYCDYVPFSPVCGQNNMTYISPCHAGCRLSITDNSGAKTFTDCGCISTAGTTPNAKTKRSFLESLNITESELLTSSNNTMIEATTTEMITNDGSFLSPATTITKVGEQLSFSPHQQQSSFGGYATPGACPVYCFKQFVLFLSVMCLLKFIGATGRASNFLVTVRCVSEQDKAAAMGFGMMLACMLSFIPAPIFFGWLLDSMCLVWGKTCSNKGNCWLYDPLVMRYILNLTAGAFIFVGTVFDGGVWFLVKDLKIFDEEKQNTEEGTKEEKDVMLFEEKD; the protein is encoded by the exons ATGGTACAACTTTTGGATGATAAATTGAAAACCGATGCGCGAAAAGATAGTGCTGTTGAACTTAATTTGCTAACTGATTCGAGAATGGAAGCTCCAACGGAAGAGTGTACACAGGAGCAACCTAAAAATGCTGAAGAGGTGAGTGACAGCAATAAAAGAGAGATCGATGCCGTTGAACGGGGTATGCCGCTAACGGATGATGTGAGatgtggtttttggtttttcaaaggAGCATTCTTTCAGAG ATTCGCCAATCAAACAACATATGTAATACTCTATGGATTAGTGGGCTGCGTACTCTCCATGACTTATGCCTACTTCAATGGCACGCTGACCACACTTGAAAAACGCTTCAAGATACCATCAAAGAATACAGGCATAATTTCAATTGGAAATAACCTCACTCAAATGTCTGTATCGGCTATGCTAAGCTACTACGCCAGCAAAGGGCATCGTCCACGTTGGATCGGTTTTG GTATTATGACATATGTCGGTTTCTGCGTGCTAAATGCCTCGCCGCACTTTCTTTATGGTCCCGGCAAAGACGCCCTCGCACTTACAGCCGAATTTGGTGGCGTTGTTAACGAAAATACCACTCAGGATGTGTTGGAAAAACAACACGCCAAAGAGTTATGTCGTGATCGCAGCAATGAGACCGCTTGTGCACTCGAAGATGGTAATTTCGCACCACAGGCGGTACTTTTTCTGGCGCAAGTCGTATCTGGTATTGGTGGTGGACTTTACTATACGCTCGGTATATCCTACATGGATGACAATACGAAGAAGTCTAAAACGCCGGCGCTATTAA GCTTGTCGTATTTCTTCCACATGCTGGGCCCCGCCATCGGCTACTCTTTGGCCTCATTCTGTCTGCGTGTCTATATCGCACCGCAATTGAAACCACTCATTAATAATAAAGATCCGCGTTGGGTAGGCGCCTGGTGGATGGGTTGGCTGCTGCTGGGCTCTGCACTCTTTATATCCGGCTTAATATTCAGCATGTTACCACAAGAACTGCCACGCGCAAAAGCACGCCGACTTGTAGAGGAACGTAAACGAAGAGAGGCAAATGCATCGAAAGCCGGTGCAAGTGAAGAACCCGTAGTGTCCAAGGCTTCTATTCGTGACATGGTGGTCACATTCAAACGTCTCGCCACGAATAAGACGCTGATATGTAATAATATATCTTCAATCTTCTATTATTTCGGTTACACGCCTTATTGGATTTTTACGCCGAAATATATTGAGGTGCAATATCGACAATCGGCTGCGACGTCGAG catgGTCACCGGCACCGTTGCGTTAGCTTTCTCCGCTCTTGGCGTACTCATTTCCGGTTTCGTCATATCGAGGTTCAAACCAAGCGCTCGTTATATGGCCGCCTGGAATGTACTCGTTGGTTTGCTTTCCGTTGCCGGTTGCATTGCTTATGCTTTTATTGGTTGCCCGGGGAATGAACAGTCGATGGTTGTCAATATACCGGGGAG TGGTCCTAACAGCGTTGCCACCTGTAATTCCGCATGTTATTGCGATTATGTGCCCTTTTCACCAGTTTGCGGCCAGAATAATATGACTTATATATCACCATGCCACGCCGGTTGCAGGCTTTCAATCACCGATAATAGCGGTGCCAAG ACTTTTACTGATTGCGGCTGTATCTCTACAGCTGGTACAACGCCGAATGCAAAGACTAAGCGCTCATTTTTAGAATCGCTGAATATAACAGAGAGCGAGTTGCTGACCAGCTCCAATAATACAATGAtcgaagcaacaacaacagagatGATAACAAATGACGGATCCTTTCTCTCACCTGCtaccacaataacaaaagtaggTGAACAACTGAGT tTCTCTCCTCATCAACAACAGTCCTCATTCGGTGGTTACGCCACCCCTGGCGCTTGTCCCGTTTACTGTTTTAAGCAATTTGTGCTGTTTTTGTCAGTCATGTGTCTATTAAAGTTCATCGGTGCCACTGGACGCGCCTCGAACTTCTTGGTCACGGTGCGTTGTGTGTCGGAACAGGATAAAGCCGCTGCCATGGGTTTTGGCATGATGTTGGCGTGCATGCTGTCCTTTATACCCGCTCCGATATTCTTCGGCTGGCTGTTGGATAGTATGTGCTTGGTGTGGGGCAAGACGTGCAGCAACAAAGGCAATTGTTGGCTATATGATCCACTCGTTATGAG ATACATCCTCAATTTAACGGCTGGTgcattcatttttgttggtaCTGTTTTCGATGGCGGGGTCTGGTTTTTGGTAAAggatcttaaaatatttgatgaagAGAAGCAGAACACTGAAGAAGGCACCAAAGAAGAGAAGGATGTTatgctttttgaagaaaaagactaa
- the LOC105229340 gene encoding solute carrier organic anion transporter family member 4A1, which produces MVELEKDAQDNGGDTYRENDVASRLLDNGNVKAIENKNGVQSKEKQDPDTDPTMSEEINKLLRDMPLTDDLTCGFWIFKGRFFQRFANQTAYVLLYGIVGCVFSMTYAYFNGTITTIEKRFKIPSKNTGIISVGNDISQMMVSAVLSYYAGKGHRPRWIGFGLLTIVVFCLMTALPHLLYGPGDDALALTAEFGAHPAENATLEAIEKQGRKTLCRLNGGGAECEIGEGNLAPQLVLFVAQFISGIGGSLYYTLGVSYMDDNTKKSRTPVLLSLSYFLRMLGPAFGYALASFCLRLYIAPNLRPVINNKDPRWLGAWWLGWLVIGGMIFVSGIFLTMFPKQLPRAMARRMVEEERRKRNALKENEENGIKEPTEKHKLTAETEEKPSEDAKASFWDMLTTFKRLLKNKTLMCNNFSSVFYLFGYTPYWIFTPKYIEIQYQQSAATSSLVTGTVALAFSAAGILLSGFVISHYKPRARYMAAWNVIVGFLTVAGILAYAFIGCPGNEQSVIVNIHDSALNSTPTCNSVCHCDYVRYSPVCGENNMTYISPCHAGCKKQYKTASGRKIYYDCSCIPNDSRNKTSKPLFQRLTVMDLKSEELEDDENFTTTMIPEEWTTTTEVLTLPTTLSTTYPDVALGGQAITGACPVNCFAQFVTFLSVMCCLKFVGATGRASNFLVSVRCVSEKDKTAAMGFGMMMMSMLAFIPSPIFFGWVLDRLCLVWGKTCTNKGNCWLYDPESLRYTLNITASVFVAIGALFDWGVWYYVKDLKIFDEEVKDFEMNVVQHEEEVNSIKDLEA; this is translated from the exons ATGGTTGAGCTCGAGAAGGATGCACAGGACAACGGTGGTGATACTTATCGTGAAAATGATGTCGCTTCGCGTTTACTCGATAATGGCAACGTCAAagcaattgaaaacaaaaatggtgTACAAAGTAAAGAAAAACAGGATCCTGATACGGATCCAACAATGAGCGAAGAAATTAATAAGTTATTAAGAGATATGCCGTTAACGGATGATCTGACCTGCGGTTTTTGGATATTTAAGGGACGCTTCTTTCAAAG ATTTGCGAATCAAACCGCCTATGTATTACTCTATGGCATTGTGGGTTGTGTTTTCTCAATGACATATGCCTATTTCAATGGCACGATCACAACTATTGAGAAGCGCTTTAAAATACCATCCAAAAATACCGGTATCATATCGGTGGGCAATGATATTAGTCAAATGATGGTTTCAGCGGTGCTCAGTTATTATGCGGGTAAAGGACATCGACCGCGTTGGATAGGATTTG GTCTCTTAACAATTGTTGTCTTCTGTTTAATGACTGCCTTACCGCATCTACTTTATGGACCTGGTGATGATGCGCTAGCGTTAACTGCAGAGTTCGGCGCGCATCCCGCCGAGAATGCCACACTGGAGGCGATTGAAAAACAAGGCCGGAAGACATTATGTCGCCTGAATGGTGGTGGTGCCGAATGTGAGATAGGTGAAGGTAATTTAGCACCACAACTAGTGCTATTCGTTGCACAATTCATCTCTGGCATTGGTGGTTCGCTATATTATACCTTGGGTGTTTCATATATGGACGACAATACGAAGAAGTCGCGTACACCAGTTTTGCTCA GCTTATCCTACTTTCTACGCATGTTGGGACCAGCATTCGGTTATGCGCTCGCCTCCTTTTGCCTGCGCCTCTATATCGCGCCAAATTTGCGTCCGGTTATTAATAACAAAGATCCACGTTGGCTGGGCGCTTGGTGGTTGGGTTGGCTGGTGATTGGTGGTATGATATTTGTTTCGGGTATCTTTCTTACAATGTTTCCGAAACAATTGCCACGCGCTATGGCAAGACGTATGGTCGAAGAGGAGCGTCGTAAACGTAATGCATTGAAGGAAAATGAAGAGAATGGCATTAAAGAACCAACGGAGAAGCATAAATTAACCGCAGAAACGGAGGAGAAACCGAGTGAGGATGCCAAAGCTTCATTTTGGGATATGTTGACAACTTTCAAAcgacttttaaaaaataaaaccttGATGTGTAACAATTTCTCATCGGTTTTCTATCTTTTCGGTTATACACCGTACTGGATATTCACAccgaaatatattgaaatacaaTATCAGCAATCGGCAGCGACTTCGAG TTTGGTGACTGGTACCGTTGCGCTAGCTTTCTCCGCCGCTGGTATTTTACTATCAGGCTTTGTAATATCGCACTATAAGCCCCGAGCACGCTATATGGCCGCATGGAATGTGATTGTGGGTTTCTTGACAGTAGCTGGTATCCTGGCATATGCATTTATCGGTTGCCCTGGTAATGAACAATCGGTTATTGTTAATATACATGACAG cGCTCTGAACAGCACACCCACCTGCAATTCGGTATGCCATTGTGATTATGTGCGCTACTCACCAGTGTGTGGAGAGAATAATATGACTTATATCTCACCATGCCATGCGGGTTGTAAGAAACAATACAAAACTGCCAGTGGAAGGAAG ATTTACTACGACTGTTCTTGTATACCTAATGATAGCCGCAATAAGACTTCGAAACCTCTATTTCAACGTCTCACAGTTATGGATTTGAAATCAGAGGAATTAGAGGATGATGAAAATTTCACCACAACGATGATACCCGAAGAGTGGACCACCACAACAGAAGTGTTAACTTTACCCACAACGCTGAGCACGACATATCCTGAT GTTGCACTCGGCGGTCAGGCCATAACTGGCGCCTGTCCGGTAAACTGTTTCGCTCAATTCGTCACCTTCCTATCGGTGATGTGTTGTCTGAAGTTTGTCGGCGCTACAGGGCGCGCTTCGAACTTCTTGGTGTCAGTACGCTGTGTATCTGAAAAGGATAAAACGGCTGCCATGGGTTTCGGCATGATGATGATGTCGATGTTAGCGTTTATACCCAGTCCAATCTTCTTCGGTTGGGTGCTCGATCGTCTTTGCTTGGTGTGGGGAAAAACGTGTACGAACAAGGGCAATTGCTGGCTTTATGATCCTGAATCGCTAAG ATACACACTCAATATAACCGCTTCCGTATTTGTTGCTATTGGCGCTCTGTTCGATTGGGGTGTTTGGTATTATGTAAAAGATCTAAAAATCTTCGACGAGGAGGTGAAAGATTTCGAAATGAATGTTGTGCAGCATGAGGAAGAGGTGAATTCAATAAAGGATTTGGAAGCATAA
- the LOC105229346 gene encoding solute carrier organic anion transporter family member 74D isoform X2, whose amino-acid sequence MVQLLDDKLKTDARKDSAVELNLLTDSRMEAPTEECTQEQPKNAEEVSDSNKREIDAVERGMPLTDDVRCGFWFFKGAFFQRFANQTTYVILYGLVGCVLSMTYAYFNGTLTTLEKRFKIPSKNTGIISIGNNLTQMSVSAMLSYYASKGHRPRWIGFGIMTYVGFCVLNASPHFLYGPGKDALALTAEFGGVVNENTTQDVLEKQHAKELCRDRSNETACALEDGNFAPQAVLFLAQVVSGIGGGLYYTLGISYMDDNTKKSKTPALLSLSYFFHMLGPAIGYSLASFCLRVYIAPQLKPLINNKDPRWVGAWWMGWLLLGSALFISGLIFSMLPQELPRAKARRLVEERKRREANASKAGASEEPVVSKASIRDMVVTFKRLATNKTLICNNISSIFYYFGYTPYWIFTPKYIEVQYRQSAATSSMVTGTVALAFSALGVLISGFVISRFKPSARYMAAWNVLVGLLSVAGCIAYAFIGCPGNEQSMVVNIPGSGPNSVATCNSACYCDYVPFSPVCGQNNMTYISPCHAGCRLSITDNSGAKTFTDCGCISTAGTTPNAKTKRSFLESLNITESELLTSSNNTMIEATTTEMITNDGSFLSPATTITKVGEQLSSSFGGYATPGACPVYCFKQFVLFLSVMCLLKFIGATGRASNFLVTVRCVSEQDKAAAMGFGMMLACMLSFIPAPIFFGWLLDSMCLVWGKTCSNKGNCWLYDPLVMRYILNLTAGAFIFVGTVFDGGVWFLVKDLKIFDEEKQNTEEGTKEEKDVMLFEEKD is encoded by the exons ATGGTACAACTTTTGGATGATAAATTGAAAACCGATGCGCGAAAAGATAGTGCTGTTGAACTTAATTTGCTAACTGATTCGAGAATGGAAGCTCCAACGGAAGAGTGTACACAGGAGCAACCTAAAAATGCTGAAGAGGTGAGTGACAGCAATAAAAGAGAGATCGATGCCGTTGAACGGGGTATGCCGCTAACGGATGATGTGAGatgtggtttttggtttttcaaaggAGCATTCTTTCAGAG ATTCGCCAATCAAACAACATATGTAATACTCTATGGATTAGTGGGCTGCGTACTCTCCATGACTTATGCCTACTTCAATGGCACGCTGACCACACTTGAAAAACGCTTCAAGATACCATCAAAGAATACAGGCATAATTTCAATTGGAAATAACCTCACTCAAATGTCTGTATCGGCTATGCTAAGCTACTACGCCAGCAAAGGGCATCGTCCACGTTGGATCGGTTTTG GTATTATGACATATGTCGGTTTCTGCGTGCTAAATGCCTCGCCGCACTTTCTTTATGGTCCCGGCAAAGACGCCCTCGCACTTACAGCCGAATTTGGTGGCGTTGTTAACGAAAATACCACTCAGGATGTGTTGGAAAAACAACACGCCAAAGAGTTATGTCGTGATCGCAGCAATGAGACCGCTTGTGCACTCGAAGATGGTAATTTCGCACCACAGGCGGTACTTTTTCTGGCGCAAGTCGTATCTGGTATTGGTGGTGGACTTTACTATACGCTCGGTATATCCTACATGGATGACAATACGAAGAAGTCTAAAACGCCGGCGCTATTAA GCTTGTCGTATTTCTTCCACATGCTGGGCCCCGCCATCGGCTACTCTTTGGCCTCATTCTGTCTGCGTGTCTATATCGCACCGCAATTGAAACCACTCATTAATAATAAAGATCCGCGTTGGGTAGGCGCCTGGTGGATGGGTTGGCTGCTGCTGGGCTCTGCACTCTTTATATCCGGCTTAATATTCAGCATGTTACCACAAGAACTGCCACGCGCAAAAGCACGCCGACTTGTAGAGGAACGTAAACGAAGAGAGGCAAATGCATCGAAAGCCGGTGCAAGTGAAGAACCCGTAGTGTCCAAGGCTTCTATTCGTGACATGGTGGTCACATTCAAACGTCTCGCCACGAATAAGACGCTGATATGTAATAATATATCTTCAATCTTCTATTATTTCGGTTACACGCCTTATTGGATTTTTACGCCGAAATATATTGAGGTGCAATATCGACAATCGGCTGCGACGTCGAG catgGTCACCGGCACCGTTGCGTTAGCTTTCTCCGCTCTTGGCGTACTCATTTCCGGTTTCGTCATATCGAGGTTCAAACCAAGCGCTCGTTATATGGCCGCCTGGAATGTACTCGTTGGTTTGCTTTCCGTTGCCGGTTGCATTGCTTATGCTTTTATTGGTTGCCCGGGGAATGAACAGTCGATGGTTGTCAATATACCGGGGAG TGGTCCTAACAGCGTTGCCACCTGTAATTCCGCATGTTATTGCGATTATGTGCCCTTTTCACCAGTTTGCGGCCAGAATAATATGACTTATATATCACCATGCCACGCCGGTTGCAGGCTTTCAATCACCGATAATAGCGGTGCCAAG ACTTTTACTGATTGCGGCTGTATCTCTACAGCTGGTACAACGCCGAATGCAAAGACTAAGCGCTCATTTTTAGAATCGCTGAATATAACAGAGAGCGAGTTGCTGACCAGCTCCAATAATACAATGAtcgaagcaacaacaacagagatGATAACAAATGACGGATCCTTTCTCTCACCTGCtaccacaataacaaaagtaggTGAACAACTGAGT TCCTCATTCGGTGGTTACGCCACCCCTGGCGCTTGTCCCGTTTACTGTTTTAAGCAATTTGTGCTGTTTTTGTCAGTCATGTGTCTATTAAAGTTCATCGGTGCCACTGGACGCGCCTCGAACTTCTTGGTCACGGTGCGTTGTGTGTCGGAACAGGATAAAGCCGCTGCCATGGGTTTTGGCATGATGTTGGCGTGCATGCTGTCCTTTATACCCGCTCCGATATTCTTCGGCTGGCTGTTGGATAGTATGTGCTTGGTGTGGGGCAAGACGTGCAGCAACAAAGGCAATTGTTGGCTATATGATCCACTCGTTATGAG ATACATCCTCAATTTAACGGCTGGTgcattcatttttgttggtaCTGTTTTCGATGGCGGGGTCTGGTTTTTGGTAAAggatcttaaaatatttgatgaagAGAAGCAGAACACTGAAGAAGGCACCAAAGAAGAGAAGGATGTTatgctttttgaagaaaaagactaa